In bacterium, the genomic stretch CCGAAGTACCATTGCACAACAATCCAGCAGAATTAGCTGTAAGGGAATATGTTGTAAAACGCAAGATCAGCATACAGACCAGAAGTGAGGAAGGGACACGGAGTTGGGAGACATTTTTGTCAATTAAAGATACATGTCGAAAACTTGGAGTGAATTTTCGTAAGTATTTATACGATAGACTTTCTGGAGAATACAGGCTGCCATCCTTAGCAGAGATGATCGGGCAGACAAGTGCAGTTTGTTATCCATGTGGCCATTCGCCATAAAAAACGGTTCTTTAGATATTATGTGGCTGTTGAAACTGTAAGGTGCAGATTGCCACTTGATGATGAGCAGTTACCTACATTCTTTGATCAACCAGAGTATATCCTCGCTTCCTCTATCCGTCTCTTTGACTTAAATCAGGATAATCTCCAACAAGCTTAAAAATAACTCATCCCATAACCTTATCTCAGGATCTGTCAGAAACCCATCTCTGGCAGGTCCTCCATCCTTACCTTAATCCCTAAAATAATAAAATAGACCAAAATATTCCTTTAAATATCTCTCTCTCAGGATTATTTAATCCTACTTGCCATCCCTCTTAACCCCATTTCTTAGGCCAATTTATCCCTCAAATTTAAGGGAAATTTATTGACCAAAATTACATCTGAGGCAAAATATTTCACTTCTACTACCCACATACCTACTCTGCCTACCATCTTGAATAAACCTACCTGCACAGGTCGAAAATATTTCTTACCATCCCATTAAATCCCCATGATTACTCACTCCTTTTTTTCACCGAGAATTGCTGTTAATAAAAATAAAAAAATAATCGTGTGCACGATTTAAAAGAAAAAATTCTATATCTCCTTGACTTTGCTGACGTTGTGTAAAAATTAGTGCGGAAGTTCCGATTTAACATTAATTCTCCAAAACCACTTCTGCCACCGCATACTCTTCGCAATGAGAAAGGGTAACCAACACATTTCTCACTCCCATTTCATCAACTAATTGTTTTACCTTACCATATAAATTGAGGGTGGGTTTACCTAATTCCCCATTTCTTACCTCAACATCTTTCCATTTTACACCCTTTTGCCACCCTATACCTATGGCTTTCATCAAAGCTTCCTTAGCTGCAAATCTAACTGCATAATGCTGATATCTATTTTTTTTACTATTACAATATTTTATCTCATAATCAGTAAATACTCTCATAAGAAAGGCACCATTTGAGCTTAATATTGATTTTTTAATCTTAGATATTTCAATAATATCATTTCCAATACCGTAGATCATTTTAACATCAACATCCTTTTGGGAGTCAAAATAGGATATGCCACCGCACTACATAGTATAAGGATGATTGCGTATATTGTAAAAGTACTTTGAAAATCCTCTCTTACAAAAACTCCAGTTATTATTGTACCCATCCCGCCACTTATAAAACGGATAAAACTATTCAGCGATACAGCTTTGCTTCGTGATTCAGTAGGAAAATCTGTTAACATAGTGACAAGTGAACCATGGTTGATTGTCCTACCTATTCCATAAATCAACAAAGCTACTGCAATCGATATAAATAGAATTTGAGAGGTAAATATATGCACTGCTGCTGCAGTAAGAAATGATCCTGAAATGACCATTGTTACCTTTCCCCATTTATCAGATAAAATTCCACCAATTAAACCACCAAATACTGAACCAATTCCTGTTAAAGTAAGAAGAGTGCTAATTTGGAACTGCCCCATTTGATGCTCTTGATAGAGGAATACTCCTAACCATGAGTAGATGCCATTCATCATAAAGCTTGTCAGAATTATATAGCAATAAACCATTATTCCCTCCTTAGAAAATAATATTTTCCAATAAGTTTCTCTCTCTCCTTTATATGTAATTTCTGAATCAGGAAGGAAGAAGAATATTAATCCCCAGGCGACTAATCCAACCAAAGCTGGCAAGAGGAACATCCATCTCCAATTAAGTATGCCACTCAAGAACACACCTGAAACAGTTGAAAAATAGGTTGTGCTTAAGAATATCCCCACTGCCCTTCCTCTTTCTTCTTTAGGGAACATATCTCCAATTAAGGTTAATGAAATTGGTATTGTTGATGCTGCTACAACTCCAGATAAGCCCCGGAAGATTATAATTGCTTTAAATGAAATAGCTAACCCACATAGAATACTAAAAATCACAAAGGCTAACGAACAAGTGACCTTAACTGCTTTTTTACTTACTCTATCTCCTATATATCCGTAGAAAAGAGCTGAAATGCCATAAGGAATCATGTAGACAACTATAATCTTTCCTGCTGTAAAGTTTGAGATATGGAATGTAGTAGCAATTGCAGGTACTAAACCTGACATTGCAGCTACATTCATTATTACAGCAAATGCCTCAAGACATAATAAACCTAAATAGATATTTTTATAAGCAATCTTTCTCATCTCCTGTCTGAAATTAACCTTCTGTTTCTATTATCTTTTTAATTCTTTCCATATTTACCTTAGAATGTTCGTTTATAGCATTTTCTGCTTCCTCATTAGTATATCCTGATTCAGAGTCCATCTCAAAATCTTGAATCCAAGTCATCTTGGTTCCTTGAGGAACTTCTTCATAGAACCATTTAAGATGCATAAACTTGAAGGGAAATTTTGGTTCCTCCCGCTCGGCAGTACATTGATAGTTCTCTTTATCCAGTATTCTACTGGAACGCCAGATCTTACCTTCGTTATTTGTCAACTGAAAGGTGATTTTGTTATCTTCTCTACACAAAATTTTGGCCTCCTTATACTCATCGAAGAGTTCAGGCCATCTCTCAATGTCATTGGTAACATCAAACACTCTATCTCTTTCTGCTTCAATAATGATAGAATTCTCCGTATGCGCCATTATTCCTTCCTCCTTTCATTAATGAATTAATCAGTCAAAACACCTGATTCTATCTTAGCTTTAATCTTCTGTAAATTTGTAACAACATGGTTATTAATCTTTGCTTCCATTTCCCCATCAGTCACCCCTGCTTCAGGTGCCATTTCAAACTCCTGAATACAGATCATTTTGGTTCCATTAGATACCTTCTCATAGAGCCATTCAATATTCATAAACTTATATGGAAATGTAGGCTCTCCTCGTTGGGCAATGGCACGATAGTTTTCTTTATCGATGATTCTCTTAGAACACCATGTTTGCCCTTTTTTATTTGTCATCTCGAATGTAACTTCTTTCCCATTTCTACTTAATATCCTGGTTGACTGAGATTCGTCAAACAACAGAGGCCACCTCTCAATATCATTAGTAATATTGAAAACCTTATCTATTTCAGATTGGATAATTATTGAGTTTTTAGTACAACCCATTACATATCACCTCCTCTCGTTATTTTCAATTATTGCTACAGGACGTATCCAACTGGCTCCAACATCCTTTATCTTTATAGGGAAACATACAACCTTAAAATCATATGGCTTGGGTATCTGATCAAGATTAGCTAACCTTTCAAGATGACAATACTCCTTTGTTCTTCCATATATATGAGCAGGCCATAGATATTTGTTATCCTTTGTTCTGAAATAGGCTTGTAACATATAGTCAAATGGACGGTCAAAACCTAAACTGTCGATGCCAATTATCTTCACACCTCTTTCTACAAGCCAGGCTGTAGCTTCCTGGCTCATTCCAGGAAACTTAAAGTAATATTCTTTTGTTCCCCAGTATTTGTCGGCATTTGTCTGAATCAGTACAATATCATATGGTTTAATCTTGTATTTAATCTTTGTCAAAGCCTCTTCTATATCTCCAGGGAGTATAGAATCCCCAGGTTCTTTATGGCTTAGATTAAGGACAACGCCGTCTCCATAACACCATTCTAAGGGTATCTGATCAATTGTTTTTGCTGGTCTTCTTTCACAACAAGAGCCAAAATGATAAGGAGCATCTAAGTGAGTTCCTGTATGGACAGAGGCTGTAATTCTTTCATTAGAAATGAACTCTCCATTAGGAAAATCATTTTTAGTAAGTTTCCTTGTTCCACATAGATATCTGAAAAGATTCTTTAGATTCTCCAATAATGGCTTATGTTTCGAGAATATGATATCTCGTCCCAAATAACTAGCCCCCTTCACATGATCTAAACGCTTAATCTTTACTGGAAATGGTTCCAGAGTACATTCTTCGATAGTAATACTTAAATCAATAATTTTTAAATTATTATCCATAGTTTTTCTCCGTTCTTTCTATTTTAATGGGTGTGGCTACTTTTGGACGACGGACAAAAGGAATTTTTACCTTACTTTTAGGTTCAAAAAGGGTATTTTTTTCGCTCAAACAATGGATTTTTCCAACAAAAGGGCTGTTTTTTATAGAAATATCACCGGCCATAGTTAATATCTCTGCAAAAAATAAGGT encodes the following:
- the acpS gene encoding holo-ACP synthase codes for the protein MIYGIGNDIIEISKIKKSILSSNGAFLMRVFTDYEIKYCNSKKNRYQHYAVRFAAKEALMKAIGIGWQKGVKWKDVEVRNGELGKPTLNLYGKVKQLVDEMGVRNVLVTLSHCEEYAVAEVVLEN
- a CDS encoding MFS transporter; translated protein: MRKIAYKNIYLGLLCLEAFAVIMNVAAMSGLVPAIATTFHISNFTAGKIIVVYMIPYGISALFYGYIGDRVSKKAVKVTCSLAFVIFSILCGLAISFKAIIIFRGLSGVVAASTIPISLTLIGDMFPKEERGRAVGIFLSTTYFSTVSGVFLSGILNWRWMFLLPALVGLVAWGLIFFFLPDSEITYKGERETYWKILFSKEGIMVYCYIILTSFMMNGIYSWLGVFLYQEHQMGQFQISTLLTLTGIGSVFGGLIGGILSDKWGKVTMVISGSFLTAAAVHIFTSQILFISIAVALLIYGIGRTINHGSLVTMLTDFPTESRSKAVSLNSFIRFISGGMGTIITGVFVREDFQSTFTIYAIILILCSAVAYPILTPKRMLMLK
- a CDS encoding SRPBCC family protein, translated to MAHTENSIIIEAERDRVFDVTNDIERWPELFDEYKEAKILCREDNKITFQLTNNEGKIWRSSRILDKENYQCTAEREEPKFPFKFMHLKWFYEEVPQGTKMTWIQDFEMDSESGYTNEEAENAINEHSKVNMERIKKIIETEG
- a CDS encoding SRPBCC family protein; this encodes MGCTKNSIIIQSEIDKVFNITNDIERWPLLFDESQSTRILSRNGKEVTFEMTNKKGQTWCSKRIIDKENYRAIAQRGEPTFPYKFMNIEWLYEKVSNGTKMICIQEFEMAPEAGVTDGEMEAKINNHVVTNLQKIKAKIESGVLTD
- a CDS encoding cyclase family protein, whose amino-acid sequence is MDNNLKIIDLSITIEECTLEPFPVKIKRLDHVKGASYLGRDIIFSKHKPLLENLKNLFRYLCGTRKLTKNDFPNGEFISNERITASVHTGTHLDAPYHFGSCCERRPAKTIDQIPLEWCYGDGVVLNLSHKEPGDSILPGDIEEALTKIKYKIKPYDIVLIQTNADKYWGTKEYYFKFPGMSQEATAWLVERGVKIIGIDSLGFDRPFDYMLQAYFRTKDNKYLWPAHIYGRTKEYCHLERLANLDQIPKPYDFKVVCFPIKIKDVGASWIRPVAIIENNERR